GGGCTCGATCCCGGCCAGTACCAGCCCCGACACGACCGACTTGTGGGCGTCCCTGCCGATCAGCAGCTTCTCGTGCGGTCCGGCGACCGCCAGCATCGCCGCCTTGACCGACAGCGAACTGCCGCATGTCGTGAAGAAGGTGTGCTCGGCGTGGACGGCGTCCGCCATCAACCGCTCGGCCCGTTCCAGCACCCGCCCACGGGTGAGCCGGTCGTCCAGGCCGCCCGAGGCCAGCACGTCGCCGAGGAAGACGGCGTCCCCTAGCACCTCCCGCACCGCGGGATCGGCGCCGCGGGCCTGCTTGTGCCCGGGCGGCGTGAAGGGCAGCTGCCCGCTGCGACGGTACTCGACGAGTGCTTCCAGAACGGGTGCTCGGGTGTGGTCGACAGCCATGGCGGCACTGGTTCCCGTCTGCGGTGTGTTCAAGCAGCGCCGCGGCGGCACACCTCACCGGAGTCCAACCCGGGCCCTTCGCCGCGCCACGCCGTCCGCTGAGGCGGACAGGCGGCGGCGCCTCGGGTAGAACGATGTCGGCTCCTGCTGCAAAGGGAGCCGGAGCGGGCCCGAGGCAAGGGGCGCTCCCGGCATGAACGAAGGATCGATCGATGGCCAGCGGCACCGTGAAGTGGTTCAACTCCGAGAAGGGATACGGCTTCATCGCCCAGGACGGAGGCGGCCCGGACGTCTTCGCGCACTACTCCGAGATCCAGGGCAACGGCTACCGGGAGCTCAACGAGGGCGAGCACGTCACCTTCGAGATCGGGCAGGGACAGAGGGGACCGCAGGCTCAGAACATCGTGCGCGGTTGAGCGTCTGTGAGCATCTCCGCGGGGGCGTCCGCAAGTGCGGCCGCCCCCGCGGACGCGTCGGGGCCGGGCCACGTCGGCGACCGCGACCGTGTGCGCGGATGTCACGGCCCGGCGCTCTGTACGGGTGACACCGTCCGTGTCGCAGTGGTTCTGGAGTGCGATGGTGCGACATTTTGGACGCAAGGAATTCGTATCTCCTATTCACCGCACGAAAGGACTGTCCGTGAAACGAGCCGGCGTCTACACCATGCTTTCCTTCGCCGCCGCCATGACGCTGACCGGCACCGCAGCAGGTCAGGCGTCCGCGCATTCCCCCCGCGACGCCGCGCTCCCCATCGCGGGCCCCGTTATTATTAATAACGGCTTTTACGGGGATATCACCAACACGGGGAAGGGCAACACCAATAATATTCATATTGGAGACGGCCCGAACGGAACACAGGGCGGGGCCGGGATCACCCAGGGCGGAACCGGCAACGTGAACAGCGCCCTGCTGGGCGGCACGAAGAACACCCAGGGCGGCGCCCAGGGCGGCACCGGCAACGTCCAGGGCGGAACCCAGGGCGGCGCCCACAACACCGACACCCAGGGCGGGACCCAGGGCGGCACCAACAACACCCAGGGCGGCACGCAGAGCGGGACCCGCAACACGCAGGGCGGCGCCCAGAGCGGCACGGGCAACACGCAGGGCGCCGTCACCGGCGCGACGCAGACCGGCGCCAAGGACACCGCGGAGGACATCGCCTACACGGCGGACCGCATCATCGCCGACACGTTCAGGACGGTCAACGAGCAGCTGACGACGCCGCTGCCGTAGCGCGCGCACTCCCCAGGGGCCGCCGGAGCGTGAGCTTCCGGCGGCCCCCTCGTGTTTCCCGGCCACGGGGCACCGGCCTGCTCGCGGCCGGCGGGCGGGAGCACCAGTCGCGCAGCCGCGTGGCGGGGCTCGGTGCGGCCGGGCAACTCTCCCAGCAGTCCGCTACGTTGGCCGCCATGACCGAACTGGAGCGCGTCGCCTGGCCACCTGCCCCCATCCGGACCGAACGGCTCGTGCTGCGTGAGTCCGAGGGACGGGACCGTGCGGGATTCGTCGAGTTGTTCGCGTCACCGGAGGTGGGTACCTACACCGGCGGCTCCCGACCGCGTGATGAACTCGAACGAGTGGTGCCCGAGGTGCCCGGACGGCGTCGCGGCCTCTTCGTGATCGAGCACGGCGGGACGATGATCGGCATCATCGAGCTCAACCGGCGTGACCCGGAGCGTCGGAGCAAGGTGCGTCCCGACACCGGGGAGGCCGAGCTCGGTTACCTGCTCCTGCCGGAGGCATGGGGGCACGGGTACGCCGCCGAGTCATGCAGGGCGGCGCTCGGCTGGTTCGCCGACCTCCTTCCCGGTGAGCCGGTCGTGCTCACCACCCGGACCGACAACGAACGTTCGCTGCGCCTCGCGGCGAAGCTGGGGTTCACCGAGGTGCGACGGTACGTGGAGTACGGCGCCGAGCAGTGGTTCGGCGTGTGGTCGTCGGCCCCTCCGCGCTGATCGAGGCCGGCGCGGGGGCGGGACCGGTCCGTGGGCACCTGCTGTGCTGCCGCCCGGGAGGGCTCAGCCGTCGCCGGGGCCGGGGTCGGCGGTCAGGCGGCGGGTGGTCGCCAGGACGGCCAGCCCGAGGACGAACCCGTAACAGGCCACGAGGCCGTGGCCGTTGTCCTGCGCGAGCCACATGGCGAGGCCGGCCGCGGGGACACTCGCCGCGAGCAGGCGGTCCTTGGTGGCGCTGCTGGTCAGGAGGACACCTGCCGCGAGGGTGGCGGCGAGGAAGTACGTCGCGCCGGAGCTGCCGGCGAAGTTGCGCGGGTCGGTGCTGCGGGCGGTCTCCCCGAAGAGGGCGTCGATGTGCTGGGGCAGCAGGACGCCGGCCGCGAACAGCGCGAGCATCAGAGGCCAGCGCCAGAACCACTGGGCCAGTGCCGCGATCGCGGCGAGGGTGAGGATGTTCCAGGCGCCGCCGAGGATCCCGCCGTTCTGCATGAACACCGACGTCACGACGCGCCACCAGCCGCTCCGGCGGGGATCGCTGTCCAGCGCGTCCATCGCGCCCGGCCACGTCACCTGGAGCAGCACCGCTGCGACCGCCACGGCGGTGAGAGCGGCGGCGGCCCAGGGAAAGGGCCGCCGACGGATCGGTTCCCCGTCCACGAGCAGCATGCCGGCCTTGAACATCAGCACCAGCAGTGCCGCTGTGGTGACGTTGAACAGGATCGCGCTCACGCCGCTCAA
Above is a genomic segment from Streptomyces collinus Tu 365 containing:
- a CDS encoding GNAT family N-acetyltransferase gives rise to the protein MTELERVAWPPAPIRTERLVLRESEGRDRAGFVELFASPEVGTYTGGSRPRDELERVVPEVPGRRRGLFVIEHGGTMIGIIELNRRDPERRSKVRPDTGEAELGYLLLPEAWGHGYAAESCRAALGWFADLLPGEPVVLTTRTDNERSLRLAAKLGFTEVRRYVEYGAEQWFGVWSSAPPR
- a CDS encoding cold-shock protein, producing the protein MASGTVKWFNSEKGYGFIAQDGGGPDVFAHYSEIQGNGYRELNEGEHVTFEIGQGQRGPQAQNIVRG